A window of Cryptomeria japonica chromosome 3, Sugi_1.0, whole genome shotgun sequence contains these coding sequences:
- the LOC131874611 gene encoding uncharacterized protein LOC131874611 — translation MERHPSIVWTPCAAHCIDLMLEDIGKLPWVKTCVEKARNVCKFVYNHSWVLALMRQYTEHKELARPGITRFATNFITLQSMLRCKMALRRMIVGEEWSSSSYAATPAGKDMADCIFDERGFWSPCDEIVKFVKPLVVLLRVADGEKPAMGYIYEGMDRAKEGIKSIYAGDESKYGPIWQIIDKRWHHQLHRPIHAAAYYLNPAFHFSPTFRADAEVLDGLYSAMDKMAPVGCTQTDLMRELQLFSNAQGETFSRPIAKESRTTMMPDNWWNFFGPTTPNLQKLAIRILSQPCSASGCERNWSMFEHIHSKRRNRLSVEKMNDLIFVHYNLRLRMRKNALADISPIILDEVDPEAEWAIETDPVAVFSDDDTDWIDQVDIEAEAVAMAEEEQRARAERGDSEADGDSDRDGDSDTDVPDVGEHGVVSRGAAMAAQSSMTYLRRLRRRAGPSSEPTSGPEGADSSAP, via the exons atggagaggcacccatctatagtttggactccatgtgccgcccattgcattgacctcatgttagaGGATATTGGAAAACTTCCATGGGTCAAGACATGTGTAGAAAAGGcaagaaatgtgtgcaaatttgtatataatcattcatgggtgttggctcttatgagacaatacacagagcataaggagttagctcgtccaggaatcacaagatttgccacaaacttcatcacattgcagtccatgcttcgtTGTAAGatggccttgagacgtatgattgttggtgaggagtggtcttcctcatcctatgctgccaCCCCAGCAGGaaaagatatggcagactgcatttttgatgagcgaggcttttggagcccttgtgatgagatagtgaag tttgttaagcccttggtggttttgttgcgagttgcggatggagaaaagcccgcaatgggctacatatatgagggcatggatagggcgaaagagggcatcaaatctatctatgcaggagatgagagcaagtatggtcccatttggcagatcattgataagagatggcatcatcagcttcataggcccatccatgcagcagcctattatTTGAATCCGGCATTCCATTTTAGCCCTACTTTCAGGGCTGATGCGGAGGTCCTTGATGGGCTATACTCAGCCATGGACAAGATGGCACCTGTTGGTTGTACTCAGACAGATCTTATgcgagagctacagttgttctcaaatgcacaaggggagaccttttctcgtcctatcgccaaagaaagtaggacaactatgatgccag ataattggtggaacttttttggcccaacgacaccaaatcttcagaagttggccattcgcatcttgagccaaccatgcagtgcatctggttgtgagcgcaattggagtatgtttgagcacatacactccaagaggcgcaatagattatccgtggagaagatgaatgatcttatCTTTGTTCACTataacctccgcctgagaatgagaaagaatgcattagctgacatctctcctatcattctagatgaggttgatcctgaggCAGAGTGGGCCATTGAGACAGATCCTGTggctgtctttagtgatgatgacactgattggatcgaccaggtagatatagaggctgaggctgtagccatggcagaggaggagcagagagcacgagcagagagaggagattcagaggcagatggtGATAGTGACAGAGATGGTGacagtgacacagatgttcctgatgttggtgagcatggcgtgGTGTCACGAGGAGCGGCTATGGCTGCCCAATCATCtatgacctaccttagacgccttcgtaggCGGGCGGGGCCTTCATCGGAGCCGACgtcggggccggagggtgcagacTCCTCTGCGCCATAG